One Coregonus clupeaformis isolate EN_2021a chromosome 21, ASM2061545v1, whole genome shotgun sequence DNA window includes the following coding sequences:
- the LOC121534640 gene encoding transmembrane protein 275-like, translating to MVITDRSSSTPVPKKQEPKKKKKKRTSRPHGLPSPALCCACGLCIMLAGINITLVGAFAFSTMVPSANPPIIIGPILLLVAFSFFGACCVCSRLPPSQGSRRSKVGRRSMGMMGCGGLAGGATFEIETSEHTLQDTTAVQLSPSASPGSSQASSPERDAPSDPAPPGTCKLFTMETNGPTSTTACYSASSAGGGAVRLNLPRDDVAT from the coding sequence ATGGTCATCACTGACAGGAGCTCCAGCACTCCTGTGCCCAAGAAGCAggaaccaaagaagaagaagaagaagaggacgTCCCGCCCCCATGGCCTGCCCTCCCCGGCGCTCTGCTGCGCGTGCGGCCTCTGCATCATGCTGGCAGGCATCAACATCACCCTGGTGGGGGCGTTCGCCTTCAGCACCATGGTGCCCTCTGCCAACCCTCCCATCATCATAGGGCCCATCCTGCTTCTGGTGGCCTTCTCTTTCTTCGGGGCGTGCTGTGTCTGCAGCCGCCTGCCCCCTTCCCAGGGCTCCCGGAGGTCTAAGGTGGGCAGAAGGAGCATGGGGATGATGGGGTGCGGGGGTTTAGCCGGGGGGGCGACGTTCGAGATCGAGACAAGTGAGCACACATTGCAggacaccacagcagtacagctcAGCCCCTCAGCCTCACCGGGGTCATCCCAGGCGTCCAGCCCTGAGCGGGATGCTCCTTCTGACCCTGCCCCCCCAGGGACCTGCAAGCTCTTCACCATGGAGACCAATGGCCCCACCTCCACCACGGCCTGCTATTCCGCCTCCTcggcagggggaggggctgtgAGGCTCAACCTGCCACGTGATGATGTGGCCACCTAA